Below is a window of Stappia sp. DNA.
CGCGGCTGAAGGCGGAGGGCCTCGCCTGGCATCTGCCCTCCTTCGGCGGACCGACGGATGCCAGCGTGCTCGCCAATGCGCTGGAACGCGGCGAAGGCGCGGGGACGCAAGGAGACCGCTTCGCCGGGCTGTGGGATCTCGACGTGGCGCTGGCGACGGGGCAGCGTTTTCGCACCGGCCACGGCCGCCACAAGCTGCCGGAGCTTTCGGCGCTGCACGCCCGCCCCGCCGGCCCGCTGGTCGAGGGGCTGTTCAGCCAGTCGAGCCTCGGCGTCGTGCTGTCGGGCCGCGTCACGCTGCAACCGACCCTGCCGCATGCCAGCACGATCCTCGCCGACATCGGCCCGGCCGAACGGCTCGACGGGGCCGTCGCCGCCCTGCGACGGCTGGTGACGGCGGGCCTCGTCGCCCCCCATGCCGCGGCGATCTGGAACGGGGCCAAGCGCGTGTCCTCCCTCGTCGGGCGTCATCACGCAACGCCGGAGGCGCTGACAATCGCGCCCGACGACTGGGCGCTGTCGGTGGTGCTCACCGCGCCGCATCCGGAGTTGATGCGGGTCGCCGGCAAGCTGGTCGTCGGCGAACTCGGCCCCCACTGCCGCGACCTGAAGGCATCGAGCGACCGCGCCGACGACGGCACGCGGCTTGAAACCCCGATCACCGGCTTTTCCGACGGCGCCAACGTCATGAGCGCCTATTGGGGCAAGGCCACGCGCCCGGAGACGCCCGGCAATCCCGATCTCGACGGCTGCGGTTTCTTGTGGCTCTGCCCGGCGCTGCCCTTCGACGGGGCCGCCATCCGAACGCTGGAGGAGATCGTGACGACGACGGTCGCCGGCACACGGCTGCATCCCGCGCTCGGGCTTCAGGCCGTCTCGTCGCGCGCGCTGCATGCCTATGTCTCGCTGGCCTGGGATCGCGACGACGCGGCCTCCGACGCCGACGCCATGCGCGCCCATGACCGCCTGATCGCCGCGTGCGCCGCCGCCGGCTTTTCGCCCTATCGCCTCGGCTGGCCGACGGTGCCGGCCCTGGGCGAGGCGCCGGACGACTGGGGGCATGTGCTGGCGACCCTCAAGCGGGCGCTGGACCCGGCCGGCATCCTGTCGCCCGGCCGCCTGCCCGGGCTCGATCGGGCCGGATCATCAGAGTGACCCGCAAACAAGAAAGGGCCGGAGATCCGGCCCTTTCCGCAAAGACGTTCCGTGCGGTGTCGGTTCAATGCGTGGCCGCAGCTGCGCCCGAGGCCGCGAGCCGCATGGTCGCGCCCGCCGACAGGAAGGCGCTCAGCATCGCCGCCTGCGGCGCGAGCCCGCCCTTGATCGCATCCGCATAGGTCGCCCGGGCGACCTTCTGCGCGGTCTCGTTGCCCGGTGCGTCACCGGCGGCCTGCATCTTCATGGCCACCACCTTGTCAAAGGCGGCATCCGCATCGCCGGTCTCGGCCAGCGCCTTGCAGAAGACGTCCATCACCAGAACCATCTCGGCTTCCGCGATGGATGCGTCGACGGCGGCGTTGAAATCCTGACCGAGCGCGAGGCGCGCGGTGGTCGCCTCCTCGGCCTTGGCGCCGAGCAGCACCGCCTCGCCGGCCGACCAGCCGGCAAGCGACGCGCCGCCGGTCACCATGCCGGTGACGATGTCCTTCACCTGCTGAACCGCATCCTTACCCATGCTCATGATCTTCGCTCCTCACTTTCGGGGGTCTCGTTGACGGTCGATCCGGGAGCGGATCACCAGTGGTGGAAGAAATGCTTCACGGCGTGGCCGACCTTGTGGGCGGCATGGCTGACCGCATGCTCCACCTGATGGGCCTCGTGGCTGATCGCATGACCCGCCTCATGCGCCAGATGGCTGGCCTCGTGACCCACTTCCTGCGCGGCATGGGAAATCGCCGGCCCGAAGTGATGGTCGAAGAAATGGAAGGCGTTTTCGAACGGCTTCGTGTCGATCGAGAAGTGGAAGTCGAAGTCGATGCCGAGACCGGCCGCGATGTCGCCGCCCAGACCGAAGTTCAGGTGGTGATGCGAATAGCCCGCATGCGCCTCGCCCCCGATGCCGACCTCGCCGGCATCGACGCCACCGGACCCGCCGGCCGAACCGACACCATGGATCGACCCGTCGCCGCCGGCATGGGCTTCCGCGCCGGCGCCCGCCATCGCACTGCCCGAGCCGCCCGCGCCATAGGCGCCATGCCCGTGCTGGATGTCGGCGGAGCCATTGGCGTCCGCGCCGACCGTCGCCGACCCGCCGGCCGTCTCGGAGGCCGAAACGCCATGGGTGCTGACCGTGGAACTGGCGTCGCCCGACACGCTCGCCGAGGCCCCGGCCGAGGCCGACGCCCCGGTGTCGGAGGCATTGGAATGCGCCTCGCCGGACACACCCGCCCCGGCCTGTGCGTCGCCCGACACGGTCGAGCTCACCGGACCCGCGCTGGCATGCGCCTCGCCATGCGCATCCGCGCCGACGCCGGCCGCGCCGGA
It encodes the following:
- a CDS encoding FAD-binding oxidoreductase, whose translation is MTGRMDAQSAREAQALAAFLSGAADLLGPAAVARGDAIEPRFLRATIPWAARPLAVLAPETAEAVPGLLALASRHGVPVHPVSRGRSWGLGSALPPRDAVVLDLSRLDRILDLDLQNGTARIEPGVTFAALQARLKAEGLAWHLPSFGGPTDASVLANALERGEGAGTQGDRFAGLWDLDVALATGQRFRTGHGRHKLPELSALHARPAGPLVEGLFSQSSLGVVLSGRVTLQPTLPHASTILADIGPAERLDGAVAALRRLVTAGLVAPHAAAIWNGAKRVSSLVGRHHATPEALTIAPDDWALSVVLTAPHPELMRVAGKLVVGELGPHCRDLKASSDRADDGTRLETPITGFSDGANVMSAYWGKATRPETPGNPDLDGCGFLWLCPALPFDGAAIRTLEEIVTTTVAGTRLHPALGLQAVSSRALHAYVSLAWDRDDAASDADAMRAHDRLIAACAAAGFSPYRLGWPTVPALGEAPDDWGHVLATLKRALDPAGILSPGRLPGLDRAGSSE